One Trachemys scripta elegans isolate TJP31775 chromosome 4, CAS_Tse_1.0, whole genome shotgun sequence genomic region harbors:
- the LOC117876256 gene encoding zinc finger protein OZF-like isoform X2 has product MSVTFEDVAMYFSPAEWALLGEEQRQLYRHVIWENYQTLVSLGIQTPKPVVISSIERGEELCVQGPTEDEDGDILRGTRPDFPDVEETWDWPAIESSFSFFLTQSSSPGAGVRNLNGAERQTPEEEPGNLEPLRPFPRTSGKNHSKKSEQGRHQKRQCKPQRQRKNLTRKEPTTPKSQQRRSRSHLKPPAEGQSEPRKTLYTCRVCRETFKVQKDLISHHWTVHRRHKLYHCSECGESFRRKKAFKAHGKIHRKERSHPCSECGKIFNRASHLIAHQRIHTGERPYCCAECGKRFFQISALTMHKRIHSGERPYACAECGKCFMYSSTLNRHQRIHSEKRPHCCNQCGKGFKLTSSLTRHLRIHSGERPFLCHECGKRFNLQEHLIRHQTIHTGERPHRCTECGKSFSLLQSLRRHQRIHSGGIPHHCAECGKTFSCLENLTRHQRVHTGEKLHRCTDCGKGFVRLHHLTSHQRIHTGERPHCCTECGKRFTQLSGLTTHLRIHTGERPYPCTQCEKRFAHSLSLAKHQRTHGAGTPDP; this is encoded by the exons ATGTCGGTGACGTTTGAGGATGTGGCCATGTATTTCTCCCCAGCGGAGTGGGCGCTGCTGGGCGAGGAGCAAAGGCAACTTTACAGACACGTCATATGGGAAAATTACCAGACTCTGGTCTCGTTAG GAATCCAAACCCCCAAGCCAGTGGTGATCTCCAGCATAGAGCGAGGGGAAGAGCTGTGTGTCCAGGGTCCCACAGAAGATGAAGATGGAGACATCCTGAGAGGCACCCGCCCAG ATTTTCCAGATGTAGAAGAGACCTGGGACTGGCCAGCAATTGAAAGCTCCTTTAGCTTCTTCCTCACACAAAGCTCGTCCCCTGGAGCAG GGGTGAGGAACTTGAACGGAGCTGAGAGGCAGACTCCTGAGGAAGAGCCTGGTAACCTGGAGCCACTCAGGCCTTTCCCAAGGACATCAGGGAAGAACCATTCCAAGAAATCTGAGCAAGGAAGGCACCAGAAGAGACAGTGCAAGCCACAAAGGCAGAGGAAGAACCTGACCAGGAAGGAGCCAACAACCCCAAAAAGCCAGCAAAGGAGATCCAGGTCACATCTAAAGCCTCCTGCAGAGGGACAATCTGAGCCCAGAAAGACCCTATATACCTGCCGTGTGTGCAGGGAAACATTCAAGGTGCAGAAAGACTTGATAAGTCACCACTGGACGGTTCATAGGAGACATAAATTGTATCACTGTAGCGAATGTGGGGAGAGCTTCAGGAGAAAGAAGGCATTCAAAGCCCATGGGAAAATCCACAGAAAGGAGAGATCCCATCCCtgttctgagtgtgggaaaatATTCAACCGGGCATCCCATCTCATTGcccaccagagaatccacactggagagagaccaTATTGCTGTGCTGAGTGTGGAAAAAGATTCTTCCAAATATCAGCTCTGACCATGCACAAGAGAATCCActcaggagagagaccctatgccTGCGCTGAGTGCGGGAAGTGCTTTATGTATTCGTCCACCCTTAACAGACACCAGAGAATCCACTCAGAAAAGCGGCCCCATTGCTGTAACCAGTGTGGGAAAGGCTTCAAACTTACATCAAGTCTTACTAGACACCTGAGAATCCACAGTGGAGAGAGACCCTTCCTGTGCCACGAGTGTGGGAAAAGATTCAACCTACAAGAACATCTCATTAGACACCAGACAATACACACGGGGGAGCGACCCCATCGCTGCActgagtgcgggaaaagtttcagtctccttcaaagTCTCCGGagacaccagagaatccacagtGGGGGGATCCCTCATCACTGCGCTGAGTGCGGGAAAACATTCAGTTGTCTAGAAAATCTCACTAGACACCAGAGAGTCCACACGGGGGAGAAACTCCATCGCTGCACTGACTGTGGGAAAGGCTTTGTCCGTCTACATCATCTCACTAGCCACCAGAGGATCCACACTGGGGAGAGACCTCATTGCTGCACTGAGTGCGGGAAAAGATTCACCCAGTTGTCAGGCCTTACCACCCACctgagaatccacacgggagagcgaCCCTATCCCTGCACTCAGTGTGAGAAGCGCTTTGCTCACTCGTTGTCTCTTGCGAAACACCAGAGAACCCATGGGGCGGGGACTCCTGACCCTTGA
- the LOC117876256 gene encoding zinc finger protein 501-like isoform X3 gives MSVTFEDVAMYFSPAEWALLGEEQRQLYRHVIWENYQTLVSLGIQTPKPVVISSIERGEELCVQGPTEDEDGDILRGTRPGVRNLNGAERQTPEEEPGNLEPLRPFPRTSGKNHSKKSEQGRHQKRQCKPQRQRKNLTRKEPTTPKSQQRRSRSHLKPPAEGQSEPRKTLYTCRVCRETFKVQKDLISHHWTVHRRHKLYHCSECGESFRRKKAFKAHGKIHRKERSHPCSECGKIFNRASHLIAHQRIHTGERPYCCAECGKRFFQISALTMHKRIHSGERPYACAECGKCFMYSSTLNRHQRIHSEKRPHCCNQCGKGFKLTSSLTRHLRIHSGERPFLCHECGKRFNLQEHLIRHQTIHTGERPHRCTECGKSFSLLQSLRRHQRIHSGGIPHHCAECGKTFSCLENLTRHQRVHTGEKLHRCTDCGKGFVRLHHLTSHQRIHTGERPHCCTECGKRFTQLSGLTTHLRIHTGERPYPCTQCEKRFAHSLSLAKHQRTHGAGTPDP, from the exons ATGTCGGTGACGTTTGAGGATGTGGCCATGTATTTCTCCCCAGCGGAGTGGGCGCTGCTGGGCGAGGAGCAAAGGCAACTTTACAGACACGTCATATGGGAAAATTACCAGACTCTGGTCTCGTTAG GAATCCAAACCCCCAAGCCAGTGGTGATCTCCAGCATAGAGCGAGGGGAAGAGCTGTGTGTCCAGGGTCCCACAGAAGATGAAGATGGAGACATCCTGAGAGGCACCCGCCCAG GGGTGAGGAACTTGAACGGAGCTGAGAGGCAGACTCCTGAGGAAGAGCCTGGTAACCTGGAGCCACTCAGGCCTTTCCCAAGGACATCAGGGAAGAACCATTCCAAGAAATCTGAGCAAGGAAGGCACCAGAAGAGACAGTGCAAGCCACAAAGGCAGAGGAAGAACCTGACCAGGAAGGAGCCAACAACCCCAAAAAGCCAGCAAAGGAGATCCAGGTCACATCTAAAGCCTCCTGCAGAGGGACAATCTGAGCCCAGAAAGACCCTATATACCTGCCGTGTGTGCAGGGAAACATTCAAGGTGCAGAAAGACTTGATAAGTCACCACTGGACGGTTCATAGGAGACATAAATTGTATCACTGTAGCGAATGTGGGGAGAGCTTCAGGAGAAAGAAGGCATTCAAAGCCCATGGGAAAATCCACAGAAAGGAGAGATCCCATCCCtgttctgagtgtgggaaaatATTCAACCGGGCATCCCATCTCATTGcccaccagagaatccacactggagagagaccaTATTGCTGTGCTGAGTGTGGAAAAAGATTCTTCCAAATATCAGCTCTGACCATGCACAAGAGAATCCActcaggagagagaccctatgccTGCGCTGAGTGCGGGAAGTGCTTTATGTATTCGTCCACCCTTAACAGACACCAGAGAATCCACTCAGAAAAGCGGCCCCATTGCTGTAACCAGTGTGGGAAAGGCTTCAAACTTACATCAAGTCTTACTAGACACCTGAGAATCCACAGTGGAGAGAGACCCTTCCTGTGCCACGAGTGTGGGAAAAGATTCAACCTACAAGAACATCTCATTAGACACCAGACAATACACACGGGGGAGCGACCCCATCGCTGCActgagtgcgggaaaagtttcagtctccttcaaagTCTCCGGagacaccagagaatccacagtGGGGGGATCCCTCATCACTGCGCTGAGTGCGGGAAAACATTCAGTTGTCTAGAAAATCTCACTAGACACCAGAGAGTCCACACGGGGGAGAAACTCCATCGCTGCACTGACTGTGGGAAAGGCTTTGTCCGTCTACATCATCTCACTAGCCACCAGAGGATCCACACTGGGGAGAGACCTCATTGCTGCACTGAGTGCGGGAAAAGATTCACCCAGTTGTCAGGCCTTACCACCCACctgagaatccacacgggagagcgaCCCTATCCCTGCACTCAGTGTGAGAAGCGCTTTGCTCACTCGTTGTCTCTTGCGAAACACCAGAGAACCCATGGGGCGGGGACTCCTGACCCTTGA
- the LOC117876256 gene encoding zinc finger protein OZF-like isoform X1 yields MSVTFEDVAMYFSPAEWALLGEEQRQLYRHVIWENYQTLVSLGIQTPKPVVISSIERGEELCVQGPTEDEDGDILRGTRPDFPDVEETWDWPAIESSFSFFLTQSSSPGAAGVRNLNGAERQTPEEEPGNLEPLRPFPRTSGKNHSKKSEQGRHQKRQCKPQRQRKNLTRKEPTTPKSQQRRSRSHLKPPAEGQSEPRKTLYTCRVCRETFKVQKDLISHHWTVHRRHKLYHCSECGESFRRKKAFKAHGKIHRKERSHPCSECGKIFNRASHLIAHQRIHTGERPYCCAECGKRFFQISALTMHKRIHSGERPYACAECGKCFMYSSTLNRHQRIHSEKRPHCCNQCGKGFKLTSSLTRHLRIHSGERPFLCHECGKRFNLQEHLIRHQTIHTGERPHRCTECGKSFSLLQSLRRHQRIHSGGIPHHCAECGKTFSCLENLTRHQRVHTGEKLHRCTDCGKGFVRLHHLTSHQRIHTGERPHCCTECGKRFTQLSGLTTHLRIHTGERPYPCTQCEKRFAHSLSLAKHQRTHGAGTPDP; encoded by the exons ATGTCGGTGACGTTTGAGGATGTGGCCATGTATTTCTCCCCAGCGGAGTGGGCGCTGCTGGGCGAGGAGCAAAGGCAACTTTACAGACACGTCATATGGGAAAATTACCAGACTCTGGTCTCGTTAG GAATCCAAACCCCCAAGCCAGTGGTGATCTCCAGCATAGAGCGAGGGGAAGAGCTGTGTGTCCAGGGTCCCACAGAAGATGAAGATGGAGACATCCTGAGAGGCACCCGCCCAG ATTTTCCAGATGTAGAAGAGACCTGGGACTGGCCAGCAATTGAAAGCTCCTTTAGCTTCTTCCTCACACAAAGCTCGTCCCCTGGAGCAG CAGGGGTGAGGAACTTGAACGGAGCTGAGAGGCAGACTCCTGAGGAAGAGCCTGGTAACCTGGAGCCACTCAGGCCTTTCCCAAGGACATCAGGGAAGAACCATTCCAAGAAATCTGAGCAAGGAAGGCACCAGAAGAGACAGTGCAAGCCACAAAGGCAGAGGAAGAACCTGACCAGGAAGGAGCCAACAACCCCAAAAAGCCAGCAAAGGAGATCCAGGTCACATCTAAAGCCTCCTGCAGAGGGACAATCTGAGCCCAGAAAGACCCTATATACCTGCCGTGTGTGCAGGGAAACATTCAAGGTGCAGAAAGACTTGATAAGTCACCACTGGACGGTTCATAGGAGACATAAATTGTATCACTGTAGCGAATGTGGGGAGAGCTTCAGGAGAAAGAAGGCATTCAAAGCCCATGGGAAAATCCACAGAAAGGAGAGATCCCATCCCtgttctgagtgtgggaaaatATTCAACCGGGCATCCCATCTCATTGcccaccagagaatccacactggagagagaccaTATTGCTGTGCTGAGTGTGGAAAAAGATTCTTCCAAATATCAGCTCTGACCATGCACAAGAGAATCCActcaggagagagaccctatgccTGCGCTGAGTGCGGGAAGTGCTTTATGTATTCGTCCACCCTTAACAGACACCAGAGAATCCACTCAGAAAAGCGGCCCCATTGCTGTAACCAGTGTGGGAAAGGCTTCAAACTTACATCAAGTCTTACTAGACACCTGAGAATCCACAGTGGAGAGAGACCCTTCCTGTGCCACGAGTGTGGGAAAAGATTCAACCTACAAGAACATCTCATTAGACACCAGACAATACACACGGGGGAGCGACCCCATCGCTGCActgagtgcgggaaaagtttcagtctccttcaaagTCTCCGGagacaccagagaatccacagtGGGGGGATCCCTCATCACTGCGCTGAGTGCGGGAAAACATTCAGTTGTCTAGAAAATCTCACTAGACACCAGAGAGTCCACACGGGGGAGAAACTCCATCGCTGCACTGACTGTGGGAAAGGCTTTGTCCGTCTACATCATCTCACTAGCCACCAGAGGATCCACACTGGGGAGAGACCTCATTGCTGCACTGAGTGCGGGAAAAGATTCACCCAGTTGTCAGGCCTTACCACCCACctgagaatccacacgggagagcgaCCCTATCCCTGCACTCAGTGTGAGAAGCGCTTTGCTCACTCGTTGTCTCTTGCGAAACACCAGAGAACCCATGGGGCGGGGACTCCTGACCCTTGA